TCTGTGACCGGAAGAACACCTCAGGATTGATCAAAAGTCAAATGAGAAACTAGAGCATGTGTTTATCATGCCTGCCGTATCTAATCCAATCCAATCCTACTCATTACTGTCATTTGATCTCGATCTTCAACACCTCAGTCTGTATTTTTGTCATAGCATGAAATCGTAGGATGATGGCTGAGatttgaactctctctctctctccctatccTTTTCAAGTCGTCAGACGAGAAGGGTATGGCTCCTGGAAACTTCTCCCGGCACACAACATCATTAAAGAAGCTCGGAGGTCGACAAACAAGTTGGTAACCAAATCAAATATAGAAGGTCTCGGTGCATTGAATGGTTACCGGATCTTAGAGATTTTAATGGTGACAACGTGAATGCTGACAAAGGTATCGCTAGCCGTACTCGATCTGTACCTCCACGCATCTCCATAGCTTTGGAACCTGAATCCCAGTGGGGATTTAAAGCGATCTATGAAGGTCAACCAGCACAAGTAACACCTGCCGTGGCGAGGCAGAGATCGTGTCGTCGTCAACGATGTACTCTTTATCTTATTACGCTCAAAAGAGGTGGCTATATGAGTCGAAAACACAATTGAAGTCATCAGTTAGAATCTCTCGTTGCTCGAGACACACTGCGACAAGTAGAACATCCACTCAGCGGCATTCCATCTTGGATTGCTAGATATCAAAAGATGCAGTCGTTGGTGGTGTATTTGTAGCACCCAATCAATTCATTTTGCTGGCTTAATTGATCAGGTTAAGACAGAGCTGGGTCATCCTCAACCTGATCCAAGCAAGAAACCGAAGCCGTGTATGGACTCGGGTCGGAATCATTTGGATCATCTGACGCATCGGATTTCTGCTTCGTCTCCTTCCAACTCATTTGCTTTGAGGGCATGTTCCATGCAAAAATGATGAGGGCCGAGAAACAGAGGAAAAGGAATGGCGATCGCCTTTACCGTACAAAGGCTTTCAGGGGAGAAAAAGCTGCTACAGATGGTGGTCTCTCACCAGCAATGGCGGATAGTGGAGGAAGGGAAAGAGAGGAAATGGTTTCCATGCTCATTCTCTCGTCTCTTTTTAGAGTGGCAGGCAGAAAGAAGACCTCCGGCCCTACGACGGGGTCATTGTGGCCAAGCCTTGACAGACTTCTTCCTGCGGGCTGTGGGAACGTGATGTACATCAATATCAGCACCCACTCGCAGAGCTGTTTCCTTCTTGAAAGCTCATCTCCATTTGGCTATGAGAAACCAATCACCACCTATCCAAAGCTGTTTCCCTTTCATTTCAATACCTTCCCTTCAAGCTTTAGCCAGCCAGAAAAGATGCATTTCTGGCTCAGCATCTGAGTTGTGGAAAGACAACCAAAGAAATGCGTCACATTTCATAGAGCACCAATGGTTATGAAGCCTATTTGCTTGCTGAGTTCAGCACCAACACAAGAAAGAACAATCTCTTTTCCATTATAGCATGACTCGAATTGCAGCAGATCTCCAATATGTACTACAAAGAGACTAAAAAAGAACACTTGGAGGTAAGCAACACACAAATTGATGACAACAGTTGATGCTATTATATGGTTGCCGGCAGCAGATGGTGAACATTCACAAAACTTCAAAAAATTACATCAGTCTAGGAAATAACAAGCATTCAAATGTGCTCATACAGATGATTACTATCGAACTATGTTATATTTTTGCAGTATTAAATATGATGTTTTGATCCCATGATCTTATCATAATCTTCCGCAGTCTTTACCAAACAAAATAACTAGCATCTTCGGCGTGCACATTATTATTGCTACAAAACATCAAACCCACAAACATATAAGAAATTGATTCAAGTGCATTGTCCAACACAGAGTTGGATCTTTGCTTTAAAGAGACCCAACAAGACACCATCGATTGGTTCCGAAGTCGTATCGCTCAAACAAAAATTAGAATTTTAATGCTTAGGGCAAGGCATATAACATATAAGTGTTTTGTTAGATTGCCGAACATGCCTTGTAAAATGATCTTTCTACCTTGTCCACCACTTGATTAACGACATCATAAGATCCAAGATCCCTCGGTAAAATAGCAAATGTAAACAGGCCTTCACATTCAGTACACAAAAAATTCATTTAAATAACAAACCGTGATTGCTATTGCTATTGTACAAGCTAACAGAACAGTAATAACACAAAGAAAATGATCAATATTGCACACAAGAGTTACAGTATTCTTACCTTGTCTAAGGTCCGGTCAAAATCATTTTAATTTGGATGGTATCAGCTCAGAATCCGATTCCGGTGGCCCCAATTGGCCGATGTCTATCCTTCCAAAAGCAAGCATCGGGTGCCATCTTTGCCGACGACCTCATTGGCTCCGATTTGCACCGTGTTAGCACGAACGGCCCATATGCTGGAGCCGGTGCCGGTGATGGCAGCACACCAGCATTACCTCTCAGCTTCTTATCCTTGTCCGACACAGTGGGCAACACTGGTGGTGACGGCAACGACGAAGGCTGTGGTGCCTCCTGGATAGGAGAGACTGTTTCCTTATTATCACTGCTCCTATCATCAGTGATCTCCATGCTTGCTTCACCTTTAGTTACTTCATCCGCTCTGGTGCCGACTTTGCCAGCGCCGGTGGTGGTAGCTGTGGCGCCAGCAGCGACTGGTTTCGAAGGGTGACAAGGCCGATAGTTGGGGTGGTGGAGACGCCACTGGAGGAAGTCAGTGCTACAGACCCAAGTTTCTTTGGAGACCTCCATGGACAACTTGGGCTCATACATCATAAGTAGAAGGCAGTCGGGCAGCTCCGtgcccttcttctcctcctctcctttCTCCCCAACTTCACGTTCTACTCCGCATTGCTTTCTGCCTCTTTTATCTCCCCCGTCATTACCTTCTTTTTCCTTGGTATGCGAGTATTGGACTTCCATGTTGCCATTCGGACCCTTCTTCTCCGGGAAGCATTCTTTTTTGGTCTTCTTTGCTTCATCCGTTACTTCCTCTTCTAGTCTCAGACCATCCTTCTCAATGGAGAAGCTCCACCTCCCCTTCGCTTCAATGGAGAAGCTAGCTCTCCTCACTTCCTTCTCACCGCCAAAGCTTGGTCTTCCCAAGCTCGGTCTTCCCACCTCCCGCTCTGTGGAGAAGCTATGTCGCCGCTTGTCCCTCTCCCTCAACGCAGAGCTGTGCCTTCTTGATCCCTCCTTCGATTTGGAAGCAAGCCTGTTTGATCTCCTCTCCTCTTTATCTGCTGTGGACGAGCAGCTGCTGGTTCTCCTTCCTTTATCCTCTTCCTTCTCTACTTCTCTATCCTTCGGAGGAGTATCATTCGTCATCTCTTTTTCTTCTGGCTTTTCTTTTAACTGAGAATACTCAACTTCGGCTGCTTCTACTTCTTGCTCTTTTTTATCCCTTTCCGAGTTACCGATCGCTTCGACAGGCTCAGCTGCAGTCCCCGTTATGAGATCCTCGTCCTTATTTTGCCTTTCATCGACTGGATTCGGCTGCACCTCCTCTTCTTGTGCCTCTGTTCCATCAGAAGCTTTCATCAGTTCTTCACTCAAAATCACTCCTTGATGGCTTTCTTCTACTCCCTCCTCTTCACGATATGGTTCCGCAGTTTGAGCAGTTTCATCATCCCTCTCTTCTCCCCTCACTTCCTCATTACGCTCCCCATGTTGATCTCTATTGTCATCGTCaccatcttcctcctcttctgcctcctcctcttccacgCGCACCTGCATGGCCGGCGAATCCCAGAATCGGCTCGCCAATGCCGCCATCCTGACCGGATCAGATCTGCACCTCATCAGCAGCAGAGCATTCCTGGGAGGAATGCAAATGCTGACcctcgcttcctcttcctcttcctcttccttctcctcccttttctccaccaccatcaccacctcTTCGGTCTTCTCCGTCTCGATCCCGAACTCCAAATCCTCTCTCCTCAACCTCTCTTTGATTACCATTCCCATCTCTCTGTCCCTTCCATCCTCGACTGCCACACCCACGATTTCTCGTCCGTTCCCCTCCTCGGTGTCCGGAACTGCCATCAACCACCTCGCGAACACTGCTCCGCACGAGTTCGACCTCCTTTCGCCGCACCCTCCCTCCCTTCCTTCGGCCGATCTcgaggaagacgaggaggaacAGAGGGATCTTCCGCCACAGGGGAAGAAGCAATTAAACTCCGACCCGAATGCCCTCAGCGCCTCGCAAATGCTGACCGGGAGGTGATACACCCACCTCTGGTTCCTGCTCGGTAAGCACTCCCCCGCTCCGCCCATGTCCTCCGTCCTCCGGAAGCTCGCCTCCCTCCCGCTTCCCCTCATAGATCGCGAGCGCATCACCGACGCCTTGCCtttggcggcagcggcagcagcagccgcggccgccgccgccgccttctttttcttgctcttgaCGCGCACCTGGCCGATGCAGGTGACCTTGGGGGAGGACGGCTCCGCAGCCTCAAAGGCGACGCCTTTCCGCCTCCCGGCTACCACCGTGGGGAACATTGGGGACTGGGCGCCCTTGACGCTGCCGCTGTTCCGGAGGCGTCGGCTGAGGGAGGACGACAGGAAGGGCGCCGCCGCCGGGTCGCGGCCGCGCCCGGGGCTGAGTAGGGACTTGGAGGACGGCGCGCGCATGGCTGCTGCCGCGGCGGACGATGACGAAGAAGACggcgcagcggcagcggcagaagGGCGGGAACCAAAGCAGAAGAATAGATCGCCACCACGGCTCCGGCGGTGGGAATAGGGTCTGTCGGCTCCGCCTACGGAAGCCTTCTTCTTCCGCCTCATCTATGTATCTAGTCCTTCATACCACACACCATTAAAGAAGGGAAGCGGAGAGAGGAGGAGCCGCTTTCTTCTTGGGACTTGAGAGTGGAGAGCTAAAGAAAGATAAACATTAAACAAGTATATATAATAATTCTAGGGTTTCCTTCTGCTACCGAGATCAGACGGGGGGGTTGACAGCGAGGAAGGCGGCTTCAGACGCAGGACTCGAAAcgggagaagcagcagcagcagcagtagcgacGGGGTCACAGGCACTAGTGGTACCTTATATCTCTATCATACTAACCCTCCATTATTCACTTATATTGCAAGAATGGCATCACCAGCGGCTCCGTAGGCTTTTTGTTTTGGGAGGATGTTTGTCATCCGGAATGGCTGGTCAAACCATGCGAGTTTAGCATGGGTGATATGGTTCAACGGTAGCCATGCGTTACCAGCGTCGGTCTAGCATGGCCGTCGGATACCCATGCTAAACAGCCTTGGCCCAGCGTCATCAAGCGAGCGTTGAACGTTGAATTGACATTGATGACGGTACCAACATGGGATCAAAATGTGCACTCAATGATCACCTTTCAGTGACTGTAGGTATTGACTCACCAAAGAAGGAGAAAGACCCGAGTGATGGTACTACCGTTTACTAAGAGCACGGATTGCCAACCCAGCGGGCAGATATGCTTGTGGAGATGGAAACTTCGGTTCGAAGGAAGAAGGTGACAACAATACTAGTCCAGAGGTGGAGgaagacggagagcgagcgagaagGAAGAGGGCAGCAGCAGTTCCCATGGACTACTCGGCCAGTGGCTGCACATCGCAATGGTATGCAGTATCCGGTTCGTGGTCAACGTATATCGATTTATGGGCAACGCAAGCTTGTACGCTACCCTCCCAAGCTTATCCGAGGGCAGGCCATGGTGACATTAATGCAGCCAGAGAGGTAGGTGCTCCACTCCTTGGATGCAAAGCCAGAGCAGAGCAACAGCTAGACTCAACAGTAAGTATCAGAATAAAAGAAAGAATTGGATGCGGAGACagagactagagagagagagagagagagagaggggtcacATGGGGGCGTGCCATGGGGAAAGGGATCAGCAGAAAGATCCAAAAATGCTGTGTGACTGAGGACTGGCACATGATGAGGAGGGAGGAGGTGGCACAAGGTCATCAATACAGTGATGAGAGAGATAGATACAGTTTAGATTGCAAGGTGAAGGAGAGGAATCTAGGTCTCCTCGCAGTGCGGCCCCTTTGGTTGTGGAACCAGTGCACTAAAGGTGAGAATTTTGTGACAGTCCCCACTCCCATGAGAAGAGGAGACGGAGACGGCGATGCACGGGAGCAACACCACCTCCTCCCACACGCATTCTCAATGCCTTCAACTCGATACGCACGCATGTGTATAAGTTATACCTGTTGCGCCTTTTGAGGACCTTTGACtgccctctctcctctctctcaccCTAAAGaaaaaagcagcagcagcagaaacagAAAGACATGGCCATTGTGCGCCACCAGCTTTCTCTCTCGTCATCCTTCGGACCATAATGAACCGGCCCACCTATTTATATCACTCATCGGTGCGGGAGggagagctgctgctgctgctactgcagGGCGGAGAGTGATGTGTGGAGGGAGAAGAGATGCCGCTTAAACCTTTATCTTCGGCGCACGTGAGCTTCACGTTCTTTGAGGCGAACCAGGCGAGAGCAGGGGAGTACTTGTCCTCCTCCACCTCCGTGAAAGCTACCGAACGCCCTCCACCGCCCGCTGGCTTCTCCTTCTCTGAGCTTTAACTGTGCCTCATCATGTTGGGTATGGCATCAGTGATTCCCCATACCGATGCCTTGTGCAGTTTGCTAACTATGAAgatataaataaaaatgattctttttggaGTTTTTGAATCCGTTTGGGGGGAATAAAGAGAAATTTTGATGTGATGCTGATTCTTTTAGTGATTGGAGAGGAGAGGTTGGGCCGCATGGGTTCAAGTGAACCCAAATATATATGATCAGAATAAAAACTGTGAGCCTTCTGTTCATTAAAATAATGTATCTTAAATCCCCACTCCATCGATATAAAAAAATCTTCTAAGTGATTTGTTGCTATAAAATCTTAGTGGTATAAAGATGGAAAGAAATGTACTATtcagaattcttttttttttttcccattgaCAATGCCTTCATTATTAACAACCTCtttaagaaataataaatttttttaaatttattgtttataatattaatattattaatattattattttttcccaTAACACATGCTTCCCTATTAACATCGTCATCAATTGTTACCTCGTGCTTTTTGCCTGTGTTCTATGTTCATCGTTGATTGTCATCCTAGGAGAGtgtgaaagaagaagaagaagagaaaaaaatactatttaagtttatttatgaaagataatttagaaatattattattatttaataaaaaatataaaaaagaataaaagataatattattaaTCGTACTCCTCCAACCAAAACCTTTGTTaaaacttattttttataaaagatagtattcaaataaatgaaagaaacaaaatttttaaaacataaaacaataatataataataaaattttaaaattttaatatatatgtgGTGATTTTATAAAAACActtatatttttaagtttttcaTAGACTCATATTTTTAGTTTTTTcatttgatattctctttttttttcttacacCCTAAATGTCACTCATTATCGTCAATGACTCTTTCTCCCTTCATCATGATGATGAATATAATCATAACGAAACAAAAACGATATAATTAAAATGAGGAAGTGACAACAAAGAGATATTTAGGATATTAAAAAAATTGGACgtcaaatgaagaaaaaaaaaagggcatcATGCAACAAAAACCCAAAAAAAATCTCcctcttatatatatgtatgtatatacacatatatatgcatgtgtttatatatatatatatatatatatatatatatatatatactatcggACGGTGTCGAATAAATGGATCGATGGGTCACCATATTTGGACTCATGTGCAGGTTAGCGTATGTGGAGGTACAGGGAAGGATTCATATCTCAGGAGTGGCAGTGCACTTTGAACGCCGGTCCATGTCGGTCCAACTTGCAGATGGTCTCCATCGGCATCTCTCACTGGCATAACAGTGTGTTCGGCATAACACTGCatccatttcaaaatataaatcacatAGTACCATCACATTGATGGAGATGGATTGAGTTCCTGCAAATCATGTAGATATCCAATTCTATTTGCATCCATCCATCTATCAGATCGGATAGTTTCAACCCAATCCTAATAATCTACCCGCGCACAGAGAAGGGATTCAAAAAGCTAAGTAGATATCGAGGAGGACAAGATACACACACTTCATCCCCCAAATCCTGCAGCAATCTGCCAGAAAACACAGCAGTAGGATTTAGTAGCTTCTTTCTTCCCCCCTCCTCTCTTGGCCTTTGACACACACAGCAAACGAGAATCCATTCAGACGATACTTCCATGGTCTGAACCATCTTCACAGTAGTAAGGAGACAGTTGCCCGTCCTTCTTCTCGGCCTTGGTGGGCTTGCTTTCTGCGCCAACTTCTTGCAGCATCTTCACCACCCGTCTCATCGAAGGGCGGTTGATCGGCAGAGAACTCGTGCAAAGAAGGCCGATACCCAGGACCCTTCTCATCTCCTCCCTGTGGTGCATGTAGAGCTTGGGATCGATGACGTGGTCCGTGCCCTTCTGCTCCATGGTGCAGGATACCCACTTCACCAAGTCCTTCTCGCCGAACTCGGGATCGACCGGGAGCTTCCCGGTGACGAGCTCCAGAATGACCACGCCGAAGCTGTATATGTCACTCTTCTCGTTCACTCGGAGAGTGTATGCGTACTCTGCAGCATATGAGAGACCATTAAATTACAGCATCAGTTCTATGCATCCAGTAGATcgcagaggaggaggatgagatcATCGTGGACAAACCTGGCGCGATGTATCCACATGAACCAGCGATCACAGACATGGATTTTGGCCCCTTGCCGATCATCTCAACAGCTTTCGCCACCCCGAAATCTGCTACTTTGGCACCATACTCACCGTCCAACAATATGTTGTTCGATTTCACGTCTCTGTGCACGATAGGCGGCATGCAGTCATGGTGCAGATAAGAGAGACCCTCCGCGGCGTCAAGCGCGATCTTATACCTCGTCGGCCAGTCCAAAAGCCCTCCTTTGCTACCGTGCAGCAGGTCTCCTACGCTCCCATTAGGCATGTACTCATACACCAGCAGTTTGCAGTCCTTGGTGGTGCAGCAACACCACAGCTTCACGATGTTCTTATGCCTTATCTTCCCCAGCGTCGCAACCTCTGCCTGGAAACCATCATCCACGGAATGGTTTACGTTCTCCACATCTTTCTTGGATGTTCCCCATAGCTTCTTCACAGCCACCGTCTCTCCGTT
The window above is part of the Musa acuminata AAA Group cultivar baxijiao chromosome BXJ2-6, Cavendish_Baxijiao_AAA, whole genome shotgun sequence genome. Proteins encoded here:
- the LOC135586474 gene encoding uncharacterized protein LOC135586474, with product MRRKKKASVGGADRPYSHRRSRGGDLFFCFGSRPSAAAAAPSSSSSSAAAAAMRAPSSKSLLSPGRGRDPAAAPFLSSSLSRRLRNSGSVKGAQSPMFPTVVAGRRKGVAFEAAEPSSPKVTCIGQVRVKSKKKKAAAAAAAAAAAAAKGKASVMRSRSMRGSGREASFRRTEDMGGAGECLPSRNQRWVYHLPVSICEALRAFGSEFNCFFPCGGRSLCSSSSSSRSAEGREGGCGERRSNSCGAVFARWLMAVPDTEEGNGREIVGVAVEDGRDREMGMVIKERLRREDLEFGIETEKTEEVVMVVEKREEKEEEEEEEARVSICIPPRNALLLMRCRSDPVRMAALASRFWDSPAMQVRVEEEEAEEEEDGDDDNRDQHGERNEEVRGEERDDETAQTAEPYREEEGVEESHQGVILSEELMKASDGTEAQEEEVQPNPVDERQNKDEDLITGTAAEPVEAIGNSERDKKEQEVEAAEVEYSQLKEKPEEKEMTNDTPPKDREVEKEEDKGRRTSSCSSTADKEERRSNRLASKSKEGSRRHSSALRERDKRRHSFSTEREVGRPSLGRPSFGGEKEVRRASFSIEAKGRWSFSIEKDGLRLEEEVTDEAKKTKKECFPEKKGPNGNMEVQYSHTKEKEGNDGGDKRGRKQCGVEREVGEKGEEEKKGTELPDCLLLMMYEPKLSMEVSKETWVCSTDFLQWRLHHPNYRPCHPSKPVAAGATATTTGAGKVGTRADEVTKGEASMEITDDRSSDNKETVSPIQEAPQPSSLPSPPVLPTVSDKDKKLRGNAGVLPSPAPAPAYGPFVLTRCKSEPMRSSAKMAPDACFWKDRHRPIGATGIGF